Proteins from one Ramlibacter sp. PS4R-6 genomic window:
- a CDS encoding acyl-CoA dehydrogenase: MAAKASFNWADPLLLEQQLTDDERAVKDAAQAYAQERLAPRVLEAFRNESTDPKIFREMGELGLLGSTIPEQYGGAGLNYVCYGVVAREIERVDSGYRSMMSVQSSLVMVPINEFGNEATKKKYLPKLATGEWIGCFGLTEPNHGSDPGSMITRAKKVDGGYKLTGSKMWITNSPIADVFVVWAKDDEGAIRGFVLDKGAKGLSAPKIMGKVGLRASITGEIVMDEVFCPEENAFPEVRGLKGPFTCLNSARYGIAWGALGAAEDCWHRARQYTMDRKQFGKPLAANQLIQKKLADMQTEITMGLQGCLRLGRMKDEGTASVEITSIMKRNSCGKALDIARTARDMMGGNGISDEFGVARHLVNLEVVNTYEGTHDIHALILGRAQTGIAAF, translated from the coding sequence ATGGCCGCCAAAGCATCGTTCAACTGGGCCGACCCGCTGCTGCTGGAGCAGCAACTCACCGACGACGAACGCGCCGTGAAAGACGCCGCGCAAGCCTATGCGCAGGAGCGCCTGGCGCCGCGCGTGCTCGAGGCCTTCCGCAACGAAAGCACGGACCCGAAGATCTTCCGCGAGATGGGCGAGCTGGGCCTGCTCGGCTCGACGATCCCCGAGCAGTACGGCGGCGCGGGCCTGAACTACGTGTGCTACGGCGTGGTGGCGCGCGAGATCGAGCGCGTGGATTCCGGCTACCGCTCGATGATGAGCGTGCAGAGCTCGCTGGTGATGGTGCCGATCAACGAGTTCGGCAACGAGGCGACCAAGAAGAAATACCTGCCCAAGCTGGCCACCGGCGAGTGGATCGGGTGCTTCGGCCTGACCGAGCCCAACCACGGCTCCGACCCCGGCAGCATGATCACGCGCGCGAAGAAGGTCGACGGCGGCTACAAGCTGACCGGCAGCAAGATGTGGATCACCAACAGCCCCATCGCCGACGTGTTCGTGGTGTGGGCCAAGGACGACGAGGGCGCCATCCGCGGCTTCGTGCTGGACAAGGGCGCCAAGGGCCTGTCGGCGCCCAAGATCATGGGCAAGGTGGGCCTGCGCGCCAGCATCACCGGCGAGATCGTGATGGACGAGGTGTTCTGCCCCGAGGAGAACGCCTTCCCGGAAGTACGCGGCCTGAAAGGCCCGTTCACGTGCCTGAACTCAGCGCGTTACGGCATCGCGTGGGGCGCGCTCGGCGCCGCAGAAGACTGCTGGCACCGCGCGCGCCAGTACACGATGGACCGCAAGCAGTTCGGCAAGCCGCTGGCCGCCAACCAGTTGATCCAGAAGAAGCTGGCCGACATGCAGACCGAGATCACCATGGGCCTGCAAGGCTGCCTGCGCCTGGGCCGCATGAAGGACGAGGGCACCGCGTCGGTGGAGATCACCTCGATCATGAAGCGCAATTCGTGCGGGAAGGCGCTCGATATTGCGCGCACGGCGCGGGACATGATGGGCGGGAACGGGATCAGCGACGAGTTCGGCGTGGCACGGCACCTAGTGAACCTCGAGGTGGTGAACACGTACGAGGGGACGCATGACATCCACGCCCTGATCCTCGGCAGGGCGCAGACGGGCATAGCCGCGTTTTAG
- a CDS encoding MFS transporter, which produces MNDSPGSRTAWTMLLVLIGGFALSQAFRTAAAIMAPALTHDFDLTKQQLGLFAAAFHFSFAGLQLFMGMGIDVYGPRKTIVTVFPLAIVGALVAATAPNYAMLIVGQILIGIGCAPAFLVCTVFVSRRFPIERFAAVNGAALGIGSVGLLLTGTPLAWVIEAFSWRWGFVALAVLAAGAWLAIFTLVRDDGSATQRQKLDVGAALRGYGELFRLPHTAGIFLLALTTYSSFMTLRGLWLGPMLIDRHAFSLVQTGNVAIAISVTGMIAAPLFGRLDPGEARRRSWIMRFALINAACFAVMAVSPHAAIEVVLALAIGLMSGFGSLQYADVRSAYPPHMTGRAMAVFTMALFLGVAVMQWFTGGVASAAGAFKVDPYAAVLGAIALSLVLGCAAFRVLPAPRKD; this is translated from the coding sequence GTGAACGACTCGCCAGGTTCCCGCACCGCCTGGACGATGCTGCTGGTGCTCATCGGCGGCTTCGCCTTGAGCCAGGCCTTCCGCACGGCGGCGGCCATCATGGCGCCGGCGCTGACGCACGATTTCGACCTCACGAAGCAGCAGCTGGGCCTGTTCGCGGCGGCCTTCCACTTCTCGTTCGCGGGCCTGCAGCTGTTCATGGGCATGGGCATCGACGTGTACGGGCCGCGCAAGACCATCGTCACCGTGTTCCCGCTGGCCATCGTGGGTGCGCTGGTGGCCGCCACCGCGCCGAACTACGCGATGCTGATCGTCGGCCAGATCCTCATCGGCATCGGCTGCGCGCCGGCCTTCCTGGTCTGCACGGTATTCGTCTCGCGCCGCTTCCCCATCGAGCGCTTCGCGGCCGTCAACGGCGCGGCGCTGGGCATAGGCTCCGTCGGCTTGCTGCTCACCGGCACGCCGCTCGCGTGGGTGATCGAAGCCTTCTCGTGGCGCTGGGGTTTCGTCGCGCTGGCGGTGCTGGCGGCCGGCGCGTGGCTGGCGATCTTCACGCTGGTGCGCGACGACGGCAGCGCCACCCAGCGCCAGAAGCTCGACGTGGGCGCCGCGCTGCGCGGCTACGGCGAGCTGTTCCGCCTGCCGCACACCGCGGGCATCTTCCTGCTGGCGCTCACGACCTATTCGTCCTTCATGACGCTGCGCGGCCTCTGGCTGGGGCCGATGCTCATCGACCGCCACGCGTTCAGCCTGGTGCAGACCGGCAACGTGGCCATCGCGATCTCTGTCACCGGCATGATCGCCGCGCCGCTCTTCGGCCGGCTCGACCCGGGCGAAGCACGCCGCCGCAGCTGGATCATGCGGTTCGCCCTGATCAATGCCGCCTGCTTCGCCGTGATGGCCGTGAGCCCGCACGCGGCCATCGAAGTGGTGCTGGCCCTGGCCATCGGGCTGATGTCGGGCTTCGGCAGCCTGCAGTACGCCGACGTGCGCTCGGCCTACCCGCCGCACATGACGGGCCGCGCGATGGCCGTCTTCACGATGGCGCTCTTCCTCGGCGTGGCGGTGATGCAGTGGTTCACGGGCGGCGTCGCATCCGCCGCCGGTGCGTTCAAGGTCGACCCGTATGCCGCCGTGCTGGGCGCCATCGCACTGTCACTGGTGCTGGGCTGCGCGGCTTTCCGCGTGCTGCCCGCGCCCCGCAAAGACTAA
- a CDS encoding RidA family protein — MTHQAILPAGWPRPKGYANGVVARGRMLFIAGMIGWDANERFPSDDFAAQARQALSNIAAVLKEAGGKPEHIVRMTWYVTDKREYLAAAKDIGKAFREIVGCYDIAMTAVEVKALIEDRAKVEIEATAMLPE, encoded by the coding sequence ATGACGCACCAAGCGATCCTCCCGGCCGGCTGGCCCAGGCCCAAGGGCTACGCGAACGGCGTCGTCGCCAGGGGCCGCATGCTCTTCATCGCCGGCATGATCGGCTGGGACGCCAACGAGCGGTTCCCCAGCGACGACTTCGCCGCCCAGGCGCGCCAGGCACTCTCCAACATTGCCGCCGTGCTGAAGGAAGCCGGCGGCAAGCCCGAGCACATCGTGCGCATGACCTGGTACGTCACCGACAAGCGCGAGTACCTGGCGGCGGCCAAGGACATCGGCAAGGCGTTCCGCGAAATCGTCGGCTGCTATGACATCGCGATGACCGCCGTGGAAGTGAAGGCGCTGATCGAGGACCGCGCCAAGGTCGAGATCGAAGCGACGGCTATGCTGCCGGAGTGA
- a CDS encoding acyl-CoA dehydrogenase family protein, with translation MADTSYLDWPFFEDRHRQLARELDAWAAQNVADHHSADVDTECRTLVRKLGAAGWVQHATGEKIDTRAICLIRETLARHNGLADFAFAMQGLGSGAITLQGTPEQKQKYLPRVAKGEAIAAFALSEPDAGSDVAAMQCSARIEGDQAILNGEKTWISNGGIADFYVVFCRTGEAPGARGISAFIVDKDAPGFEIAERIDVIAPHPLARLAFGNCRVPLANRIGAAGEGFKVAMRTLDVFRTSVAAAALGFARRALDEALHRAATRKMFNGTLADFQLTQAKLAQMATTIDSAALLVYRAAWQRDQGKGVTKEAAMAKLAATEGAQQVIDAAVQIFGGMGVQSEQVVERLYREIRPLRIYEGASEVQQLIIGRELLKEMKA, from the coding sequence ATGGCCGACACCAGTTACCTGGACTGGCCGTTCTTCGAAGATCGGCACCGCCAGCTGGCGCGCGAGCTCGACGCGTGGGCGGCGCAAAACGTGGCCGACCACCACAGCGCCGACGTCGACACCGAGTGCCGCACCCTGGTCCGCAAGCTGGGCGCAGCGGGCTGGGTGCAGCACGCCACCGGCGAGAAGATCGACACCCGCGCCATCTGCCTGATCCGCGAAACGCTGGCGCGCCACAACGGACTGGCCGATTTCGCGTTTGCGATGCAAGGCCTGGGCAGCGGGGCGATCACGCTGCAAGGCACACCGGAGCAGAAGCAGAAGTACCTGCCGCGCGTGGCGAAAGGCGAAGCCATCGCGGCCTTCGCGCTCTCCGAGCCCGACGCGGGCTCCGACGTCGCGGCGATGCAGTGCTCCGCGCGCATCGAGGGCGACCAGGCGATCCTGAACGGCGAGAAAACCTGGATCTCCAACGGCGGCATCGCCGACTTCTACGTCGTGTTCTGCCGCACGGGCGAGGCGCCGGGCGCGCGCGGCATTTCCGCTTTCATCGTCGACAAGGACGCACCGGGTTTCGAGATCGCCGAACGCATCGACGTGATCGCGCCGCACCCGCTGGCGCGCCTCGCGTTCGGCAATTGCCGCGTGCCGCTTGCCAACCGCATCGGCGCGGCGGGCGAGGGCTTCAAGGTGGCGATGCGCACGCTGGACGTGTTCCGTACCTCCGTCGCCGCGGCTGCCCTGGGCTTCGCGCGCCGCGCGCTCGACGAAGCCTTGCACCGCGCCGCCACGCGCAAGATGTTCAACGGCACGCTGGCCGACTTCCAGCTGACGCAAGCCAAGCTGGCGCAGATGGCCACCACCATCGACAGCGCCGCGCTGCTGGTCTACCGCGCCGCGTGGCAGCGCGACCAGGGCAAGGGCGTGACCAAGGAAGCCGCGATGGCCAAGCTCGCCGCCACCGAAGGCGCGCAGCAGGTCATCGACGCCGCCGTGCAGATCTTCGGCGGCATGGGCGTGCAAAGCGAGCAGGTGGTCGAGCGCCTGTACCGCGAGATCCGCCCGCTGCGCATCTACGAAGGCGCCAGCGAGGTGCAGCAACTGATCATCGGCCGCGAGCTGTTGAAGGAAATGAAGGCATGA
- a CDS encoding enoyl-CoA hydratase family protein produces MSDSTERVDPALAAGNRKQLAGYKAKHFKWEVDGAVATITLNRPERKNPLTFDSYAELRDLFGQLKYATDVHAVVVMGEGGNFCSGGDVHEIIGPLVKLKAPELLMFTRMTGDLVKAMRACPQPIVAAIDGVCAGAGAIVAMSSDLRIGTARSKTAFLFNRVGLAGCDMGACAILPRIIGQGRASELLYTGRSMSGEEGERWGFFNRLCAPEELAAEAKKLAASLCEGPTFANGITKTMLHQEWAMTIEQAIEAEAQAQALCMLTQDFTRAYEAFVAKQKPKFEGN; encoded by the coding sequence ATGAGCGATTCAACTGAACGCGTCGATCCCGCGCTGGCAGCGGGCAACCGCAAGCAGCTCGCGGGCTACAAGGCCAAGCACTTCAAGTGGGAGGTCGATGGCGCGGTGGCCACGATCACCCTCAACCGCCCCGAGCGCAAGAACCCGCTGACCTTCGATTCGTACGCCGAGCTGCGCGACCTGTTCGGGCAACTGAAGTACGCCACCGACGTGCATGCGGTCGTGGTCATGGGCGAAGGCGGCAACTTCTGCTCGGGCGGTGACGTGCACGAGATCATCGGGCCGCTGGTGAAGCTGAAGGCGCCGGAGCTGCTGATGTTCACCCGCATGACGGGCGACCTGGTCAAGGCCATGCGCGCCTGCCCGCAACCGATCGTCGCGGCCATCGACGGCGTCTGCGCCGGCGCGGGCGCCATCGTCGCGATGTCATCCGACCTGCGCATCGGCACCGCGCGCAGCAAGACGGCCTTCCTGTTCAACCGCGTGGGCCTGGCCGGCTGCGACATGGGCGCGTGCGCCATCCTGCCACGCATCATCGGCCAGGGCCGCGCCAGTGAATTGCTCTACACCGGCCGCTCGATGTCGGGCGAAGAGGGCGAGCGCTGGGGCTTCTTCAACCGCCTGTGCGCGCCCGAGGAACTGGCCGCCGAGGCGAAGAAGCTCGCGGCGTCGCTGTGCGAAGGCCCGACGTTCGCGAACGGCATCACCAAGACCATGCTCCACCAGGAGTGGGCCATGACGATCGAGCAGGCCATCGAAGCCGAGGCGCAGGCGCAGGCCCTGTGCATGCTGACGCAGGACTTCACGCGCGCGTACGAAGCCTTCGTCGCCAAGCAGAAGCCGAAGTTCGAAGGCAACTGA
- a CDS encoding bifunctional salicylyl-CoA 5-hydroxylase/oxidoreductase, whose protein sequence is MKIVCIGGGPAGLYFALLMKKQDPAHDITVVERNRPYDTFGWGVVFSDQTLGNLQAADPQTAAEILGAFNHWDDIEVNIRGHKVRSGGHGFCGIGRKRLLNILQRRCEELGVKLVFETDVQGDEQYSDADLIIASDGLNSRIRNKYAATYQPDVDLRKCRFVWLGTHKKFEAFTFAFEETGHGWFQAHAYQFDGDTSTFIVEAPEDVWLKAGIDKMEKEEGIAFCEKLFARYLDGNPLMSNASHLRGSAQWIRFPRVVCKTWVHHNGRAPVVLMGDAAHTAHFSVGSGTKLALEDSIELARCIGRSPGDLPQALADYEAVRSIEVLKIQNAARNSTEWFENVSRYVNLPPEQFAYSLLTRSQRISHENLRLRDKGYVEQYEDWIALRSGVNRAPVRQPIPPMFTPYTVRSVTLKNRVVVSPMAQYSCVDGLPGDYHLVHLGSRAMGGAGLVFVEMTCPTPDARITPGCPGLWNEQQRDGFKRIVDYVHQWSDAMIGMQLGHAGPKGSTRVPWEGEDQPLESGNWPLISASPEQYIDGVSDWSKPMTRADMDRVRDDFVRSTRYAAEAGFDWLELHCAHGYLLSSFISPLTNQRTDEYGGSLANRLRYPLEVFKAMRAAWPKDLPMSVRISAHDWVEGGITPDDAVEIGRMFKAAGADMIDCSSGQVSKAQKPVYGRMYQTPFADRIRNEAGIATIAVGAISEADHVNSIIAAGRADLCAIARPHLANPQWTLLEAAKIGYHDLGWPVQYLSGKNQLERNIEREKQMAAQAAEAANERFN, encoded by the coding sequence ATGAAGATCGTCTGCATCGGCGGCGGCCCCGCGGGGCTGTACTTCGCGCTCCTGATGAAGAAGCAGGACCCCGCGCACGACATCACCGTCGTCGAGCGCAACCGCCCCTACGACACCTTCGGCTGGGGCGTCGTCTTCTCCGACCAGACGCTGGGCAACCTGCAGGCCGCCGACCCGCAGACGGCGGCCGAGATCCTCGGCGCCTTCAACCACTGGGACGACATCGAGGTCAACATCCGCGGCCACAAGGTGCGCTCCGGTGGCCATGGCTTCTGCGGCATCGGCCGCAAGCGCCTGCTGAATATCCTGCAGCGCCGCTGCGAGGAACTGGGCGTGAAGCTGGTGTTCGAGACCGACGTGCAGGGCGACGAGCAGTACTCCGACGCCGACCTCATCATCGCCAGCGACGGCCTGAACAGCCGCATCCGCAACAAGTACGCCGCCACCTACCAGCCCGACGTGGACCTGCGCAAGTGCCGCTTCGTCTGGCTGGGCACGCACAAGAAGTTCGAGGCGTTCACCTTCGCCTTCGAGGAAACCGGGCACGGCTGGTTCCAGGCGCACGCCTACCAGTTCGACGGCGACACCTCCACCTTCATCGTCGAGGCGCCGGAAGACGTGTGGCTGAAGGCGGGCATCGACAAGATGGAGAAGGAGGAGGGCATCGCGTTCTGCGAGAAGCTCTTCGCCAGGTACCTGGACGGCAACCCGCTGATGTCGAACGCATCGCACCTGCGCGGCTCGGCGCAGTGGATCCGCTTCCCGCGCGTGGTGTGCAAGACCTGGGTGCACCACAACGGCCGCGCGCCGGTGGTGCTGATGGGCGATGCCGCGCACACGGCCCATTTCTCCGTGGGTTCGGGCACGAAGCTGGCGCTGGAGGATTCGATCGAGCTCGCGCGCTGCATAGGCCGCAGCCCCGGTGACCTGCCGCAGGCGCTGGCCGACTACGAGGCCGTGCGCAGCATCGAGGTGCTCAAGATCCAGAACGCCGCGCGCAACTCCACCGAGTGGTTCGAAAACGTCTCGCGCTACGTCAACCTGCCGCCGGAGCAGTTCGCCTACTCGCTGCTCACGCGCAGCCAGCGCATCAGCCACGAGAACCTGCGCCTGCGCGACAAGGGCTACGTGGAGCAGTACGAGGACTGGATCGCCTTGCGGTCGGGCGTCAACCGCGCCCCGGTGCGCCAGCCGATTCCGCCGATGTTCACGCCGTACACCGTGCGTAGCGTCACGCTGAAGAACCGCGTCGTGGTCTCGCCGATGGCGCAGTACTCGTGCGTGGACGGCCTGCCCGGCGACTACCACCTGGTCCACCTGGGCTCGCGGGCGATGGGTGGCGCGGGGCTGGTGTTCGTGGAGATGACCTGCCCCACGCCCGACGCGCGCATCACGCCCGGCTGCCCGGGGCTGTGGAACGAGCAGCAGCGCGATGGCTTCAAGCGCATCGTCGACTACGTGCACCAGTGGTCCGACGCCATGATCGGCATGCAGCTCGGTCACGCGGGCCCCAAGGGCTCGACCCGCGTGCCGTGGGAAGGCGAGGACCAGCCGCTGGAATCGGGCAACTGGCCACTGATCTCGGCTTCGCCCGAGCAGTACATCGACGGCGTGAGCGACTGGTCCAAACCCATGACGCGCGCCGACATGGACCGCGTGCGGGACGACTTCGTGCGCTCCACGCGCTATGCCGCCGAGGCCGGCTTCGACTGGCTGGAGCTGCACTGCGCGCACGGCTACCTGCTTTCCAGCTTCATCTCGCCGCTGACGAACCAGCGAACCGACGAATACGGCGGGTCGCTGGCCAACCGCTTGCGCTACCCGCTCGAAGTCTTCAAGGCGATGCGGGCCGCGTGGCCGAAGGACCTGCCGATGTCGGTGCGCATCTCCGCGCACGACTGGGTGGAAGGCGGCATCACGCCCGACGACGCGGTGGAGATCGGCCGCATGTTCAAGGCCGCCGGCGCCGACATGATCGACTGCTCGTCGGGCCAGGTGAGCAAGGCGCAGAAGCCGGTGTACGGGCGCATGTACCAGACGCCCTTTGCCGACCGCATCCGCAACGAGGCCGGCATCGCGACCATCGCCGTCGGCGCGATCTCGGAAGCCGACCACGTGAACAGCATCATCGCCGCCGGACGTGCCGACCTGTGCGCCATCGCCCGGCCGCACCTGGCCAACCCGCAGTGGACCTTGCTCGAAGCCGCGAAGATCGGCTACCACGACCTGGGCTGGCCCGTGCAGTACCTGTCCGGCAAGAATCAGCTCGAGCGCAACATCGAGCGCGAGAAACAGATGGCGGCGCAAGCCGCGGAGGCAGCCAATGAGCGATTCAACTGA
- the dusA gene encoding tRNA dihydrouridine(20/20a) synthase DusA codes for MKDEDKTLSPWRMSVAPMMDWTDRHCRFFHRLLTRRAFLYTEMVTTGALLHGDIPRHLDFNKEEHPVALQLGGSDTAELAQCAKLAEQWGYDEVNLNCGCPSERVQRGSFGACLMAEPQLVADCVKAMVDAVGIPVTVKHRIGIDKVESYDFVRDFVGAVSQAGCGVFFVHARNAWLKGLSPKENREVPPLRYDFVHRLKRDFPHLTFALNGGIAAPEQVSEALAHVDGAMIGREAYHNPWWLSTWDAAYFGEPQRDISRETVEMAMCDYMAREKKLHGTPWPNIARHMLGLRNGLPGARRWRRVWSDHKLRDSDPHDVMALADEEVARAAELL; via the coding sequence GTGAAGGATGAGGACAAGACCTTGAGCCCGTGGCGCATGAGCGTCGCGCCGATGATGGACTGGACCGACCGCCACTGCCGGTTCTTCCACCGCCTGCTCACGCGCCGCGCCTTCCTGTACACGGAGATGGTCACCACCGGGGCGCTCCTGCATGGCGACATTCCGCGCCACCTGGACTTCAACAAGGAAGAGCATCCGGTCGCGCTGCAGCTCGGCGGCAGCGACACGGCCGAGCTCGCCCAGTGCGCGAAGCTCGCCGAGCAGTGGGGGTACGACGAGGTCAACCTCAATTGCGGCTGCCCCAGCGAGCGCGTGCAGCGCGGCTCGTTCGGCGCGTGCCTGATGGCCGAGCCGCAGCTCGTGGCCGATTGCGTGAAGGCGATGGTCGACGCCGTCGGCATCCCGGTCACCGTCAAGCACCGCATCGGCATCGACAAGGTGGAGAGCTACGACTTCGTGCGCGACTTCGTCGGCGCGGTCAGCCAGGCCGGCTGCGGCGTGTTCTTCGTGCATGCCCGCAACGCGTGGCTCAAGGGCCTGTCGCCCAAGGAGAACCGCGAGGTGCCCCCCCTGCGCTACGACTTCGTGCACCGGCTCAAGCGCGACTTTCCGCACCTGACCTTCGCGCTCAATGGCGGGATCGCCGCGCCCGAGCAGGTGAGCGAGGCACTGGCGCACGTCGACGGCGCGATGATCGGCCGCGAGGCGTACCACAACCCCTGGTGGCTTTCGACATGGGACGCCGCGTACTTCGGCGAGCCGCAGCGCGACATCTCGCGCGAGACGGTGGAGATGGCCATGTGCGACTACATGGCCCGCGAGAAGAAGCTGCACGGCACGCCCTGGCCCAACATCGCGCGCCACATGCTGGGCCTGCGCAACGGGCTGCCCGGCGCCCGGCGCTGGCGGCGGGTCTGGAGCGACCACAAGTTGCGCGACTCGGACCCGCACGACGTCATGGCCCTCGCCGACGAGGAGGTGGCGCGGGCGGCCGAATTGCTTTAA
- a CDS encoding RNA-binding protein has product MKAFAPDSKMYTLLGGVFYPTGHIFIMYPTAEEANDAERRLLDAGFSGDSISLLTPDDIHTKIASAVIDNDHMPSAGTEAATARHYEELAREGHHAILVPVPKAKDAELAVAALKGTNISYAQRYRLLVIEDIVGQANEKN; this is encoded by the coding sequence ATGAAGGCCTTTGCCCCCGACTCGAAGATGTACACGCTGCTGGGTGGCGTGTTCTACCCCACCGGGCACATCTTCATCATGTACCCGACCGCCGAGGAAGCCAACGATGCCGAGCGCCGCCTCCTCGATGCCGGCTTCAGCGGCGATTCGATCTCGCTGCTCACGCCGGATGACATCCACACCAAGATCGCCTCGGCGGTGATCGACAACGACCACATGCCGTCGGCGGGCACGGAAGCGGCAACGGCGCGCCACTACGAAGAGCTGGCGCGCGAAGGCCATCACGCGATCCTCGTCCCGGTGCCCAAGGCCAAGGATGCGGAACTTGCCGTGGCGGCGCTGAAGGGCACGAACATCTCGTACGCCCAGCGCTACCGCCTCCTCGTGATCGAGGACATCGTCGGCCAGGCCAACGAAAAGAACTAG
- a CDS encoding BON domain-containing protein gives MNRFSSVSVIFAAVLLTAVAGCASTQKHESTGQYVDDTVLTTKVKAAIFNDPMLKSAEINVETFKGRVQLSGFVHDRASVVRAVQVAQAVGGVTSVANDMRVK, from the coding sequence ATGAACCGATTCAGCTCCGTCTCCGTCATCTTCGCCGCCGTCCTCCTCACCGCCGTGGCGGGCTGCGCATCCACGCAGAAGCACGAAAGCACCGGGCAATACGTGGACGACACGGTCCTCACCACGAAGGTGAAGGCCGCGATCTTCAACGACCCCATGCTCAAGTCCGCCGAGATCAACGTCGAGACGTTCAAGGGCCGCGTGCAGCTGAGCGGGTTCGTCCACGACCGCGCGAGCGTCGTCCGTGCCGTGCAAGTCGCGCAAGCCGTGGGCGGGGTCACTTCCGTCGCCAACGACATGCGCGTCAAGTAG